One Sporomusaceae bacterium ACPt DNA window includes the following coding sequences:
- the livH_1 gene encoding High-affinity branched-chain amino acid transport system permease protein LivH: MIVQQLLNGVVIGGVYALTAMGAAMVYGILRILDLASAGAYAIGAYAGLFLYMATDNIVIAFIGAILLTGFFGTAVQKLLYIPMLNRPPIVPLIASIGLFIFIQDLLRLVAGPRIREFTVQLPFEGVKTEGLAVHPTWILIIVLAAVFLVFLWYVLTRTRIGLAWRATAQDLEIAKAMGVNINKVVALNFFLGYSFAAAAGIMVGMLYNSVFPTMGDVPAYKMLALIVLGGLGSPVGTVVAALLIGLVETLVAGYIGFFLPRDAIAFVALIIILLVKPEGLMSKKA; the protein is encoded by the coding sequence ATGATTGTGCAGCAACTCTTAAACGGCGTGGTTATCGGCGGTGTTTATGCCTTAACGGCAATGGGAGCCGCAATGGTGTACGGTATACTCCGGATACTTGACTTGGCAAGTGCAGGAGCATATGCAATCGGAGCTTACGCCGGACTGTTTCTGTATATGGCTACTGATAATATTGTTATTGCGTTTATCGGAGCGATTTTATTGACCGGCTTTTTCGGCACCGCAGTTCAGAAGCTTCTCTACATACCCATGCTCAATCGTCCGCCCATTGTTCCCCTCATTGCCAGTATTGGCCTGTTCATCTTCATTCAAGACCTTTTACGGCTGGTCGCCGGACCTCGCATCAGAGAATTTACGGTGCAGCTGCCGTTTGAAGGTGTAAAAACCGAAGGACTGGCGGTGCATCCGACATGGATTTTAATTATCGTTTTGGCTGCTGTTTTTCTGGTGTTTTTATGGTATGTTCTTACCCGGACGCGAATTGGCCTGGCTTGGCGGGCCACTGCTCAGGATTTGGAGATAGCAAAAGCCATGGGGGTCAACATTAATAAAGTTGTGGCCTTAAACTTTTTTCTGGGCTATTCCTTCGCGGCTGCCGCAGGAATCATGGTTGGTATGCTGTACAACTCGGTGTTTCCAACAATGGGCGATGTCCCGGCTTATAAAATGCTGGCTTTAATTGTTTTAGGGGGACTAGGCAGCCCGGTGGGAACGGTGGTAGCCGCGCTATTGATTGGTCTGGTAGAGACATTGGTAGCCGGATATATTGGATTTTTCTTACCTCGCGACGCCATTGCTTTTGTGGCCCTTATTATTATACTGTTGGTCAAACCGGAAGGGCTAATGAGCAAGAAGGCCTAA
- the lptB_1 gene encoding Lipopolysaccharide export system ATP-binding protein LptB, translated as MENNREKLLQIKNLKKYFGGLKAVNDVSFDVYKGETLAVIGPNGAGKSTLFNTVCGVYAPTDGKIVLNGQEIQGLKPHEIARMRVARTFQISHPCKDLTVLDNIIMAMGLEQYSKLTSIFGRSRTRANVEKAEMLLERVGILSQRDKRAGDLSLGYMRRLEIARALALDPVLILLDEPCAGLSNNAEEEFIGIINQLKAQGTTIMLVEHNMSIAMTVSDRVVVVSYGTKIAEGLPQDIQSNPYVIEAYLGKDDDCA; from the coding sequence ATGGAAAATAACAGAGAGAAACTCCTCCAGATAAAAAATTTGAAAAAATACTTTGGTGGTTTAAAGGCCGTTAATGATGTCAGCTTTGATGTATATAAGGGGGAAACTCTGGCAGTAATCGGCCCAAACGGAGCGGGAAAGTCCACGCTATTTAATACCGTTTGCGGAGTGTATGCGCCCACAGATGGCAAGATTGTGCTCAACGGACAGGAAATACAAGGACTCAAGCCACATGAAATTGCCAGGATGAGGGTTGCCCGTACCTTTCAAATTTCCCACCCCTGCAAAGATTTGACGGTGCTTGATAATATCATTATGGCCATGGGCTTAGAGCAATATAGCAAACTTACGAGCATTTTTGGCCGCAGCCGGACTAGGGCCAATGTCGAAAAGGCGGAAATGCTGCTTGAACGTGTAGGCATTTTATCCCAGCGGGATAAACGCGCCGGTGATCTCAGTCTCGGCTACATGCGTCGATTGGAGATAGCGCGAGCGTTAGCTTTGGACCCTGTGCTTATTTTGCTGGATGAGCCTTGTGCCGGATTAAGCAATAATGCTGAAGAAGAATTTATCGGTATCATTAATCAGCTTAAAGCCCAGGGTACTACGATCATGCTGGTCGAGCATAATATGTCTATCGCCATGACGGTGAGTGACCGGGTGGTTGTGGTAAGTTACGGCACTAAAATCGCGGAAGGCTTACCTCAGGATATACAAAGCAATCCCTACGTAATTGAAGCCTATCTGGGGAAGGACGATGACTGTGCTTAA
- the livF_1 gene encoding High-affinity branched-chain amino acid transport ATP-binding protein LivF has product MTVLKLENIDTFYGQSQALFHVSIDVRPGEFVTILGANGAGKSTIMKTIMGLVKPKTGRIIFNGTDITGLPPWDRAGIGVGYVPEGRRVFPDLTVEENLKMGAYRVTDNKVVTANIEKSYDLFPRLKERKNQLAKTMSGGEQQMLAIARALMLNPKLLLIDEISMGLMPILVNHSLSIVKRLNSEGITVLMVEQNANKALKVADRGYILKTGKITMEDTSENLRNNAEVIKAYLGE; this is encoded by the coding sequence ATGACTGTGCTTAAACTGGAAAACATTGATACTTTTTACGGCCAATCGCAAGCTCTTTTCCATGTGTCTATCGACGTCCGGCCTGGTGAGTTTGTTACAATACTGGGAGCCAACGGTGCCGGTAAAAGCACGATTATGAAAACCATCATGGGATTAGTAAAACCCAAGACAGGCCGGATTATTTTCAACGGAACAGATATAACCGGCCTGCCGCCCTGGGACCGGGCCGGGATTGGTGTAGGTTATGTTCCCGAAGGACGAAGAGTGTTCCCCGACCTTACGGTGGAAGAGAACCTGAAGATGGGGGCATACCGGGTAACTGACAACAAAGTTGTCACCGCTAATATTGAAAAATCCTATGACCTGTTTCCACGGCTTAAAGAACGGAAAAATCAGTTGGCCAAGACTATGAGCGGCGGCGAACAGCAGATGTTAGCGATAGCCAGAGCCTTAATGCTGAATCCGAAACTGTTACTGATTGATGAAATTTCCATGGGATTGATGCCGATTCTTGTGAATCATTCGCTTAGTATTGTCAAAAGACTAAACAGCGAAGGGATAACCGTTTTGATGGTAGAACAAAACGCTAACAAAGCACTTAAGGTAGCCGACCGGGGGTATATATTAAAAACCGGGAAAATTACTATGGAAGATACCAGCGAAAACTTGCGCAATAACGCTGAAGTCATAAAAGCGTATCTTGGAGAATGA
- the hutI_1 gene encoding Imidazolonepropionase: MGETLLIKNAAELVTCSGSAPKTGAAMNDLGIIHDGAVLVEDGIITKVGATAELLSAITGPVDKEIDAAGKCVLPGFVDSHTHFVFGGYRAEEFSWRLRGDTYMEIMERGGGIVNTVRDTRLASKQELKELARKRLDSMLALGVTTVEGKSGYGLDLDTEIKQLEVMAELQGEQAVEIVTTFMGAHAVPQEYQGRSGEFIDFLINEVLPVVAERKLAEFCDVFCEKGVFSVDESRRLLLAASKLGMKSKLHADEIVQLGGAELAAELAAVSADHLLHVSDEGIRKMAETKVVATLLPATAFSLKEPYARGRVMIDSGVPVALASDFNPGSCFTGSIPLIIALATLYMGLTPAETISALTINAAAAVDKADKIGSIESGKQADIIILEHPSHLYLPYHIGVSIVETVIKKGKVVWSK; this comes from the coding sequence TTGGGAGAAACGTTACTGATTAAAAATGCCGCTGAATTGGTTACTTGTAGCGGGTCTGCCCCTAAAACCGGTGCAGCTATGAACGACCTTGGCATTATTCATGATGGTGCCGTTTTAGTAGAAGACGGGATTATAACAAAGGTTGGCGCCACCGCTGAATTATTGTCAGCAATAACAGGGCCGGTAGACAAGGAGATAGACGCCGCGGGTAAGTGTGTACTGCCTGGCTTTGTCGACTCACACACCCATTTTGTTTTTGGCGGTTACCGGGCTGAAGAATTTTCATGGCGGCTTAGAGGCGATACCTACATGGAGATTATGGAGCGGGGCGGCGGTATTGTTAATACTGTTCGCGACACACGGCTTGCCTCCAAGCAGGAATTAAAAGAATTAGCGAGAAAACGGCTTGATTCCATGCTGGCTTTAGGTGTTACCACTGTTGAAGGAAAGAGTGGCTATGGTCTGGACTTAGACACTGAAATCAAACAACTAGAAGTTATGGCCGAGCTGCAAGGGGAGCAGGCGGTAGAGATTGTTACTACTTTTATGGGGGCTCATGCTGTGCCGCAGGAATACCAGGGACGCAGCGGGGAATTTATCGACTTCCTCATTAATGAAGTGCTTCCTGTGGTGGCAGAACGGAAGCTGGCCGAATTTTGTGATGTATTTTGCGAAAAGGGAGTATTTTCAGTTGACGAGTCCCGCCGACTGCTATTGGCAGCAAGCAAATTAGGAATGAAAAGCAAGCTTCACGCTGATGAGATCGTTCAACTCGGTGGCGCCGAGCTTGCTGCTGAGCTGGCTGCGGTATCGGCAGACCATCTGCTTCATGTTTCGGATGAAGGAATCAGGAAAATGGCCGAAACCAAGGTAGTTGCCACTTTATTGCCGGCTACAGCCTTTAGTCTCAAAGAACCCTATGCCCGGGGACGGGTAATGATTGACAGTGGTGTGCCGGTAGCTTTGGCCAGTGACTTTAACCCGGGAAGTTGTTTTACCGGGTCCATTCCGCTGATTATTGCTCTTGCTACATTATATATGGGTCTTACACCGGCAGAAACAATTTCAGCGTTGACCATCAATGCCGCTGCTGCAGTTGATAAAGCCGACAAAATCGGGAGTATCGAAAGCGGCAAGCAGGCTGACATTATTATTCTGGAGCATCCGTCGCATCTCTATCTTCCCTATCATATCGGCGTAAGTATTGTAGAAACAGTAATTAAGAAGGGTAAGGTTGTCTGGTCAAAATAA
- the fchA_1 gene encoding Methenyltetrahydrofolate cyclohydrolase, which produces MLMQMKVNDFLTELASNSPAPGGGSIAALAGALGGALTAMVCRLTVDNNKYAGVQNEIQGILARADELSGSLAKYVDEDTETFNKVMAAYKLPKATDEDKAARSAAIQTAMKNAAVLPLNVAGCCLEVLTLAARVLAIGNTNAASDAAVAGLMAHAGIYGALYNVKINLGSIKDLAFVEDAKAKVEQIIKEDAVLHETLLATAGRVIG; this is translated from the coding sequence ATGTTAATGCAGATGAAAGTCAATGATTTTTTAACAGAATTGGCTTCTAATTCGCCGGCGCCCGGCGGCGGCAGCATTGCCGCACTGGCGGGTGCGCTTGGCGGGGCTTTGACAGCTATGGTTTGCCGGTTAACTGTTGATAACAATAAATATGCCGGGGTACAAAACGAAATACAAGGCATTCTTGCCCGGGCTGACGAACTGTCAGGGTCTCTTGCTAAGTATGTGGATGAAGATACTGAAACATTTAATAAGGTGATGGCCGCTTACAAGCTGCCCAAGGCTACTGATGAGGACAAGGCCGCCCGGTCGGCTGCCATTCAAACGGCTATGAAAAATGCGGCTGTTTTGCCGCTTAATGTTGCCGGTTGCTGTTTGGAAGTGTTAACGTTAGCCGCCAGAGTGCTGGCTATCGGCAACACCAATGCTGCCAGTGATGCTGCTGTTGCCGGGCTTATGGCCCACGCCGGCATATATGGGGCTTTGTATAATGTTAAGATTAATTTAGGTAGTATTAAAGACCTGGCTTTTGTGGAAGATGCAAAGGCCAAGGTTGAGCAAATCATCAAAGAAGATGCCGTGCTTCACGAAACCTTGCTGGCAACTGCGGGCCGGGTTATTGGCTAA
- a CDS encoding Glutamate formimidoyltransferase, translating into MDIAAEKIVECVPNFSEGRRQEVIDSIVAEVTKVAGVTLLGVKPDASHNRVVVTFVGEPQPVKQAAFNACAKASELIDMEQHKGEHPRIGATDVIPFIPVKNVTMEECVQLANELGEEIAQKLNIPVYLYEEAAKTPARKRLPDVRKGEYEGLKHEITKPERHPDFGPAKMHPTAGATVVGARQFLIAYNINLSTSDVSIAKKIANAIREVKGGYKYVRAMGVMLEDRNIAQVSINMVDYTGTPLHRVFETVKFEAERYGVNVIGSEIIGLTPLQALLDAAEYYLRLENFDRKQVFEENI; encoded by the coding sequence ATGGATATTGCAGCAGAAAAAATTGTCGAATGTGTACCTAATTTCAGTGAGGGCCGCCGCCAGGAGGTTATTGACAGTATTGTTGCCGAGGTTACCAAAGTAGCGGGGGTTACTTTGCTTGGCGTTAAACCGGATGCCAGTCATAACCGGGTTGTGGTTACCTTTGTTGGTGAACCTCAGCCGGTTAAGCAAGCAGCGTTTAATGCCTGCGCTAAAGCCAGTGAACTCATTGATATGGAACAGCACAAGGGAGAGCACCCCCGTATCGGCGCCACTGATGTTATCCCGTTTATACCGGTCAAAAATGTTACTATGGAAGAATGCGTGCAACTGGCAAATGAGCTTGGTGAGGAAATCGCGCAAAAACTTAATATTCCGGTTTATTTGTACGAAGAAGCAGCAAAAACTCCAGCCAGAAAAAGACTTCCTGATGTGCGAAAAGGAGAGTACGAGGGACTTAAGCATGAGATTACCAAGCCGGAACGTCATCCTGATTTTGGACCGGCTAAGATGCACCCGACAGCAGGAGCGACGGTAGTTGGGGCCAGACAGTTTCTTATAGCCTATAATATTAATCTGAGTACCAGTGATGTAAGTATTGCCAAAAAGATAGCCAATGCCATCCGGGAAGTTAAAGGCGGATACAAGTATGTGAGAGCTATGGGAGTTATGCTTGAAGATAGAAATATTGCCCAAGTATCTATCAATATGGTTGATTATACCGGTACTCCTCTCCACCGGGTGTTTGAAACGGTAAAATTTGAAGCTGAGCGGTATGGTGTTAACGTAATCGGCAGTGAAATTATTGGATTAACACCACTTCAAGCCCTATTGGATGCGGCTGAATATTATCTGCGTCTGGAAAATTTTGACCGTAAGCAGGTTTTTGAAGAGAACATCTAA
- the pfkA gene encoding ATP-dependent 6-phosphofructokinase, protein MKKIAVITSGGDCPGMNAAIRAVVRVALAQGVEVWGIRNGYAGMIAGDMTILDSRSVGDIIQKGGTFLGTARSEEFKTLNGRQKAVANLEARGIEGLIVIGGDGSLTGARLLGELGIKIVGLPGTIDNDIWGTDYTIGFDTAVNTVLDAINKLRDTASAHGRVMLVEVMGRNCGWIALTAGLAGGAEIILIPEQPFSQEDICKQLLESRAKGKQYSIVVVAEGAGSGIDLGQYIRSRTGLETRVSVLGHIQRGGAPTVSDRLLASRLAETAVTALLDGKTDVMIGYRNNQCVEIAIADAVGNKKEIDRELYRLAEVLSQ, encoded by the coding sequence GTGAAAAAGATTGCTGTAATAACAAGTGGTGGCGATTGTCCGGGAATGAATGCAGCCATCCGGGCGGTAGTCCGGGTGGCCTTGGCGCAAGGTGTGGAAGTCTGGGGGATTAGAAACGGTTACGCCGGAATGATTGCCGGTGATATGACTATTTTGGACTCCCGGTCGGTAGGGGATATTATTCAAAAGGGTGGCACTTTTTTGGGGACGGCCCGCAGTGAGGAATTTAAAACATTGAACGGTCGCCAGAAGGCAGTCGCTAATTTGGAAGCCCGGGGTATTGAAGGTCTGATAGTAATTGGCGGCGACGGCTCGCTTACCGGGGCTAGACTGCTTGGCGAACTGGGCATTAAAATTGTCGGGCTGCCCGGCACTATCGACAATGATATCTGGGGTACCGACTATACTATTGGCTTTGATACCGCAGTAAATACTGTTCTTGACGCTATTAATAAATTGCGGGATACGGCATCAGCTCACGGGCGGGTGATGCTGGTAGAGGTAATGGGCCGTAATTGCGGCTGGATCGCGCTCACTGCCGGTTTGGCCGGCGGTGCCGAAATTATTCTTATTCCCGAACAGCCATTCTCACAGGAAGATATTTGTAAACAACTGCTGGAATCGCGGGCCAAAGGCAAGCAATACAGTATTGTGGTTGTGGCTGAAGGCGCAGGCAGCGGTATTGACCTTGGCCAGTACATCCGCTCCAGGACCGGCCTGGAAACGAGAGTATCGGTGCTTGGCCACATCCAGCGGGGCGGTGCTCCTACGGTATCTGACCGTCTACTGGCCAGCCGGCTGGCCGAGACGGCTGTCACAGCATTGCTGGATGGTAAAACCGATGTTATGATTGGTTACCGGAATAACCAATGTGTCGAAATCGCTATTGCCGATGCTGTCGGCAATAAGAAAGAAATTGACCGGGAATTGTACCGGCTGGCTGAAGTCTTGTCTCAATAA
- the asnO gene encoding Asparagine synthetase [glutamine-hydrolyzing] 3, with product MCGITGWIDWEQNLTEKSHILSAMIETLAARGPDAQGAYITPHAALGHRRLSVIDPVGGAQPMIRFRGEQKFVITYNGELYNTPEIRQELEARGHTFSTHCDTEVLLVAFIEWGPACVERFNGIYAFGIWDEANQSLFLARDRIGVKPLFYAERGSSFIFGSELKTLLANPLVKPEIDAEGVAEVFMIGPARTPGHGVFRDVKELKPGYCMTYNRQGKSVRQYWSLETKPHVDDFDTTVETVRELLKDTTRRQLVSDVPICTLLSGGLDSSALTALAATAYKQSGLGSLHTYAVDYVDNDLYFKANSFQPNPDAPWVTRVSGYFETYHHNVLLDTPELAGSLKSAAIVRDLPGMADIDTSLYLFCREIKKGATVALSGECADEVFGGYPWFHREDMINAKTFPWSPHPEIRVPWLTPEIQDKIKPTEYVAQRYSDALAEVPRLPGEGMRSARMREIFYLSLTRFMPTLLDRKDRMSMAFGLEVRVPFCDHRIVDYVWNVPWGMKNYQNREKGLLRYALEGILPDDVRWRKKSPYPKTHNPSYTKAVVDEALAILNDPTSPLKPLLDINKLKEIAQTDLSASNIPWFGQLMGGPQLFAYLIQADHWMRAYNVQVV from the coding sequence ATGTGCGGGATTACCGGTTGGATTGACTGGGAGCAAAATTTGACGGAAAAGAGCCATATCTTATCAGCGATGATTGAGACTTTAGCTGCACGGGGGCCGGATGCGCAAGGAGCGTATATTACGCCGCATGCCGCTTTAGGCCACCGCCGCCTTAGTGTTATTGACCCTGTTGGCGGTGCGCAGCCCATGATCAGGTTTCGCGGCGAGCAAAAATTTGTCATAACTTATAACGGTGAACTCTATAATACCCCGGAAATCAGACAGGAGCTTGAAGCCCGTGGTCATACATTCAGCACTCATTGCGACACCGAAGTACTGTTGGTAGCCTTTATAGAATGGGGACCGGCCTGTGTTGAAAGGTTTAACGGCATATATGCATTCGGTATTTGGGATGAAGCCAATCAAAGCTTATTTTTAGCCCGTGACCGTATTGGCGTTAAGCCGCTATTTTACGCCGAACGGGGCAGTAGTTTTATTTTTGGTTCAGAGCTTAAAACCTTATTGGCCAATCCGTTGGTTAAACCGGAAATAGATGCCGAAGGTGTGGCAGAAGTGTTTATGATTGGCCCGGCCCGGACACCCGGTCATGGAGTATTCCGCGATGTTAAAGAATTGAAGCCTGGTTATTGCATGACCTATAACCGCCAGGGCAAATCTGTCAGACAATACTGGTCATTGGAGACCAAACCCCATGTTGACGATTTTGACACTACCGTGGAAACAGTGCGGGAACTTTTAAAAGATACTACCAGACGCCAGTTAGTATCTGATGTACCGATATGCACACTGTTGTCCGGTGGTCTTGATTCAAGCGCCCTTACCGCGCTGGCAGCTACGGCTTATAAGCAGTCAGGTTTGGGCAGTCTACATACTTACGCGGTTGATTATGTAGACAATGACTTGTATTTTAAGGCCAATAGCTTTCAACCCAACCCTGACGCCCCCTGGGTCACGAGGGTATCAGGTTATTTTGAAACATATCATCATAATGTTTTACTAGATACCCCGGAATTGGCAGGAAGCTTGAAATCTGCTGCTATCGTCCGTGATTTGCCGGGAATGGCCGATATTGACACATCGTTATACTTGTTTTGCCGCGAAATAAAAAAGGGCGCTACCGTGGCCTTATCAGGTGAATGTGCTGACGAAGTATTCGGCGGGTATCCCTGGTTCCACCGTGAGGACATGATTAATGCCAAGACCTTTCCGTGGTCGCCGCATCCGGAAATCCGCGTTCCCTGGTTGACGCCGGAAATTCAGGATAAAATTAAGCCCACGGAATATGTTGCCCAGCGCTACAGCGACGCCCTGGCCGAAGTACCGCGTCTGCCTGGTGAAGGAATGCGGTCGGCGAGAATGCGTGAGATTTTCTACCTCAGTCTCACCCGGTTTATGCCGACGCTCCTGGACCGCAAAGACCGCATGAGTATGGCATTTGGCCTTGAAGTCCGGGTACCATTCTGTGACCACCGCATTGTCGATTATGTGTGGAATGTCCCATGGGGCATGAAAAACTACCAAAACCGGGAAAAAGGGCTGTTACGTTACGCCCTGGAGGGAATTTTACCTGATGATGTGCGTTGGCGAAAAAAGAGTCCGTATCCTAAGACTCATAATCCGTCTTATACTAAGGCAGTTGTTGATGAAGCGCTCGCTATCCTAAACGATCCGACATCCCCGTTAAAGCCGCTGCTCGATATTAATAAACTTAAGGAAATCGCCCAGACAGACTTATCTGCTTCGAATATTCCCTGGTTCGGCCAACTGATGGGCGGGCCTCAGCTCTTTGCTTATCTCATTCAGGCTGATCACTGGATGCGTGCATATAACGTACAGGTAGTTTAA
- the gdh gene encoding NADP-specific glutamate dehydrogenase → MTANAKKYCEELYRRVVKRNANEPEFHQAVQEVLESLVTVLERHPEYIELGIVERIVEPERQIIFRVPWVDDIGRVQVNRGFRVQFNSAIGPYKGGIRFHPSVYIGIIKFLGFEQVFKNSLTGLPIGGAKGGSDFDPKGKSDAEVMRFCQSFMTELYRHIGQDVDVPAGDIGVGGREVGFMFGQFKRIKNAYEAGVLTGKGLTYGGSLVRTQATGYGLVYFVDEMLKAKGMSLAGKTVLVSGSGNVAIYATEKVQQLGGKVVAMSDSNGYVYDANGIKLDIVKQIKEVERGRISEYVKVHPAAEYHNGWEGIWTIPCDIALPCATQNEISENDAKILVKNGCKAVGEGANMPTTLEGTKVFLDSGVLFAPAKAANAGGVATSALEMSQNSMRLSWTFEEVDAKLKTIMVNIYKNAGKAAEEYGHKDNLVIGANIAGFVKVAEAMKAQGLV, encoded by the coding sequence ATGACTGCAAATGCAAAAAAGTATTGTGAGGAACTCTACCGGCGGGTTGTAAAAAGAAATGCGAACGAACCGGAATTTCATCAGGCTGTCCAAGAGGTTCTTGAGTCATTGGTTACGGTACTTGAACGGCATCCGGAATACATCGAACTTGGAATCGTTGAAAGAATTGTTGAACCCGAGCGCCAAATTATATTTAGAGTTCCCTGGGTTGACGATATTGGCAGGGTACAGGTCAACAGGGGCTTCAGGGTACAGTTCAACAGCGCAATCGGGCCGTATAAAGGCGGGATTAGATTCCATCCTTCCGTATACATCGGCATAATTAAATTCTTAGGTTTTGAACAGGTATTCAAGAATTCGTTAACCGGACTTCCGATTGGCGGCGCCAAAGGCGGCTCGGACTTTGATCCCAAGGGTAAATCAGATGCTGAAGTTATGCGGTTCTGTCAAAGCTTTATGACCGAACTCTACAGGCATATCGGGCAGGATGTCGACGTTCCCGCCGGGGACATCGGCGTTGGCGGACGGGAAGTAGGATTTATGTTTGGTCAGTTTAAGAGAATCAAAAACGCCTATGAAGCGGGAGTATTGACGGGAAAGGGTTTAACTTACGGCGGAAGCCTAGTAAGGACACAAGCCACAGGCTACGGTCTTGTGTATTTTGTCGACGAAATGCTTAAGGCTAAAGGAATGTCCTTGGCAGGTAAGACAGTCCTTGTGTCCGGGTCGGGAAATGTAGCCATTTATGCTACAGAAAAGGTGCAGCAGCTTGGCGGCAAAGTTGTTGCCATGAGCGATTCCAACGGCTACGTTTATGACGCCAACGGCATTAAACTTGATATTGTAAAGCAAATCAAGGAAGTTGAACGGGGAAGAATATCAGAATACGTTAAAGTACATCCGGCAGCCGAATATCATAACGGTTGGGAAGGTATCTGGACAATCCCGTGTGATATCGCGCTTCCCTGCGCAACACAAAACGAAATTAGCGAAAACGACGCCAAAATCCTTGTTAAGAATGGCTGTAAGGCGGTCGGCGAGGGGGCTAATATGCCCACTACTCTCGAAGGAACAAAAGTATTTCTCGACAGCGGTGTTCTGTTTGCACCTGCCAAGGCGGCAAACGCAGGAGGGGTTGCGACATCCGCTCTGGAAATGTCCCAGAATAGTATGCGACTTTCGTGGACATTTGAAGAAGTTGATGCAAAGCTCAAAACCATTATGGTTAATATTTATAAAAATGCCGGTAAAGCGGCTGAAGAATACGGGCATAAAGATAACCTGGTTATCGGCGCCAATATCGCCGGATTTGTTAAGGTTGCCGAAGCTATGAAGGCTCAAGGTTTAGTATAG